The genomic window gaaaaatgtttattttccaCATTCTTGACTGATGGACAAggttttttttcaaaatctttTTCAAAAGTCTTATTGTGAAAAATTCACAAATCCAGCAGATCAAGGTGACACTGGTTTCAGTCTTCTAACTGACCAACTTTTGGAGCTATACATAACATAAATTGAATCACTATCAGAGTCACTATCAAAAATAAATTGGTTTCAGACTGGAGGACCGCGTCTCCTGGATTCACAAATCATGATGTGATACTCTCTGCATGTCTGCCACAGCGCACCTAAGATTTATACTCAAAAGAAATTTAATTCTCAAACTTCAATTTGggtcatttaatatttatttcaatttccagtttaattgatttttgagagagtaaatttaatttgtttcagaTCTGATGAAAGTGGAAGAGGAAAGTGAAGAACCGAGTGAAAAGGGAGgagaagaactgagtgaagaaGAAAGTGAAGAATTTAGTGAAGAGGAAATTGAAGATCTGAGTGAAGAATTGAGTGAAGAGGAAGAACATCAGAGATCTCAGAATGTCACGACTAGAGCAAAATCTTCTAGCTGCTCAAAGACTAAACAGAATGTGTCACAGAAAAGAACTCAAAGAACGAAAGGTAAAAGGTCATCATGCACCTGCCgtctgtgtggaaagagtttcacatgtAGAGGAAGCCTGAAGgatcacatgaggatccacactggagaaagacCTTTCACATGCAGTCACTGTGGACGAGGGTTTAAACAGAGCGGAAGCCTTACAGAACACAtcagaattcacactggagagaagccttacagcTGCAGTCAATGTGGGAAGAGCTACAGACAGAAAGGAAGCCTTGGGATGCACATGAGAACTCACTCTGAAGAAAAACCGTTTACATGCGCTCAGTGcggcaagagttttacactgaAACACAACTTTAATCTTCACTTAAAAACTCACTCCACTGTGAAGCCATTTGTCTGTCTTCAGTGTGGGAAAGCTTTTGGTCAGATGTCACACCTGAAAATACATGAAAAAGTTCACATCGAAGTGAAGCCGTATCACTGCGCTCCATGCGATAAGAGATTCTTAACAAATTCTGatcttcaaaaacatttaaaatcattcaagCATACTAAATACCGGTCTCTAGAAAGATTCATGCTCCAAGCTCAAGCCTCAGGAGCAAATATGTTCAATTACTTCTAATAGGGTCATTTCCTGCAGTGTAGGGGACGTGGGTAATgtgtgttttcattgttttctgtTCGACCTAGTTTCCAGTCTGTTCCATTGATTGTTATCCAGTTCACCTGTTGTTCattaattatgtttttgtttgatcTCTCTACTTACTTTTTGAGATTTCTGCCTTTCATTGTCATGTCATCATCAGTGTTAAAGAACTGTGAAGTCTGAGTTTCTGCGTGTGAGTTTGTATTATTtagtattatttgtattttctaTTTGGGTTATTTGTCTCTGTGAGCTTGAACATGAATGTGTTCAgaattttaacaaattaaaccttTCTGTTGCTTTTCTTTAATGTTCTGGAGTAACAAcacttttaaatgaataaaattacatGTATGGTACAAGATCAGTTTCTTGTTTCTACAGCTTAAAACTTTTAAGTCCAAAATCAAACAcacaccctcaagccatcctacaTAATTGCTAcattatgtttaaaaaatatcctggctcttccaagttttataatggtagtgaataggGCTCCAGTTTTTTAGCCCAAAAAAAgcacattcatccatcataaatataatccatacgactccagggggttaataaagaccttctgaagtgaaacaatgttttttttttttttttttttttttaaagaaaaatatttatatttaaaagtttataaACCATAATAACTGGCTTTGGGCAAATGTTAGTATGCTTGAAGAATGCTGGCGGAAGCGTGACTTCTGACCCATGACCcccttttttttatattgatttCTCTCTAAAAATCCTCTTGTTTTAGATTTGTAATTcgtgactggtgttttgttttgctctatatTCTGCGCTTCCGTGTTGTTCATCAGTAAGTTTCAGAGGAAATCTTTCCACTGAAAGAGATGCCCACcaacaatggaaaaaaatggaCAACTAGTGGATGACAATAGTATTATAGCCTTCATCTTTCAGTTGAAATGGCTGATTGTTCAGAAATTGCCGATAATATTCTGAgaattgtaaataaattaaactaagCTTGTTTACTCTAAATGAACTTGAAAAGTTTGGACTTTGTGCACACAAGATGTAGGCATATTAGTCATGGGTAACACCCATAAAATATGCCAGACTGTATCTGCTTAGGAGTCAATGACCaataaagcttttaaaaaataaataaataaaagcagtctttattaaagggatagttcacccaaaaataaaaaaaaaatttgtaatttactcccccctcaagttgttccaaacctgtatgaatttctttgttctgctgaacacaaaggaagatatttttttaactggATGAATgattgtaaccaagcagataaattcacaaatcaGCCTAATGAAATGAAAACAGTAGGAATGAAGTATTTACAACAGAAAAAAATCGTGCAGTCAGATTTTTTTGTGGCACTTTGAATGAGAAACTTCAGTTAAAATGAAAAGGTTTCAGATGCTGTTCAGACCCGTGTATCCTACACAAAAGGATTGACGTATAAAGTATCTCTGAGAAGGGAGAATGAATCTGGCTCTGTTAAAgctcaggggccgtattcacaaaacatcttgaggctaaaagtagctcctaacttgctgatttaggagaaactcttaaaaataatgggcgtgtcagtcctgaattttaggagtcctacatttttgctctaagagtatttcacaaagcattttagtgctaaaactagctcctaaatctgtgaaacgttagtcGTCAAGAGGACCCCTAAATCACTAgaaccaaatcacaaacagtcctaatccacccaaagacactgtacaccattgagacAATAGCGAttgagccttgggtgctgaaccttttcttcataaatgcaatacatttttatttatagatttgaatctacgatgagacggcaaaaaaaaaaaacttttaacaaataaataaatattgtccaaTGGACAAtacctgtggcagtggttttcatgagtccacacttacaaatgattgaatagagtaaaaaaataaataaataaaaataaacgtatttggtgtgctgtccaaagGGGTTGAGGGCTCTGAGCTTGGAgttagcccaaacccaaagttcCCCCCGTATCCCCAGCTGAGAGTGAGGAGCGGGGTGgcagagggatgcagaaaactgctGAAGTAACTATAGGTGAGTCGactctcgtctgtgtatatattcctcctctcgagctgattagaaagaccgtttgaatgtgtttctcccaaactttgtttataaaacataatttgttgcttgaattctgcattctcttgagatgaagacatccaagaggtggacaattaactgtgtatactagtttaattagtgacacttagcctgcattttaaaatctttatttgaatatggcaacatttgtattttaaacctttattttaatatggaaacatgacacctcattctaaaatatttctatgattaaatcgctgactcctccccatcagccaatcactgtgtggaTTACTCCATAGCAACAAGGTCagccccgcccttactcttagcttaagacttcagtctactccttagtaaaagttttctcagcagctttgtgaataagttttaagagaaaactcttagctaagaacttttactgctatttaggagaactcttagtggtaagataaaatgttttgtgaatacggcccctgaacCCCAGTGTCAACACCAGATCTGCCCACGGTCAGAGACATTCAGCGCAGTGTTTCTAAGGTCTGCTGACCGCAGGAATACACCGAACAGAAGAGAGAACACTAGAGTCATTCACTGCTGACTTCATAAACACTTACAGCTCCAGAGAAATAAACTGGACCCCcacaattttatttactttattttatgtattttttcagtgtttgggtagttattgtgtttctcagctcctgggtcagatttaacccagcggttgagtTATTTATCGCAGGCTTTTCATATCCTCTTCTGGAGAAAGTTTCTCAGCACCTTTGAACTAGTGCATTTCAggtttgtgtacattttattttatctataaAATCATTACTGTGCtggaaatcattttatttaatgtaaagcAACATAAACGTCAAACTATGCTTTGGTTTTTTTGTGTGATGGAAATACATGATGCtttgcataaaataaatgattttattcctaaaattttaaatagtttGGATGGTAAATATGTTCTCAAACACGAGTTCTTCACTGATAAAAATTATATGcttgatttacttaaaaaatataatgaattcttTTGCATAATTTTATTACGTAGATCTAACAAGACTAGTCTTTGTACAaactacttaatttttctgtttgttgaaataaaatttgCACACAAAGttaacttaattttagcattcaaGACACATTGGACACATTCAAGAACCATTTTCACAACTTTTACAAAATCTTCACTCTGCAAAGTCTCTTATTGTTAGGCGTTACCCAGAAGGTGGGTATATTCCCTTTATGGCATGCCcaaaacagttgtttttattattaaaacaactttaattgttgttagcaggtcctcaacccaagcacatgTTCTACACTTCACCACGATGGTAACCCCAAAACTattaacataacagaaacttttaaataccaacataatagaacagtaaacattaaaaagtctctccattttctcatgttgctaaaaactgcttaaaataacactttatttcaacatttacactcctagatcagccctttgcaaagcatgatgggttgtgaaagtcttgtttgattgagtcctggttgagtttacttgattgaaacatgttattttaatatgaaaacatcaagttaagtcaaaaagtaattgttttaagtcaaattaacatgaagcaattaaatttgaaccagaaacctaatacaatggtgttgaatcaaaataagttgtttacataaagtgaacagcatcaaaaaatcatttttttgagtgttctCTGGAAACGGGATAACAGAGACTGGTCCATTACACTTGAATTTcttctaaatgtttaatttatactTATAATGTTTGTTATACAAGCTTAAATGTAAGCAATATTGTAAAGTCTACatctataaaatgtaaaatatgataCTCACTGAAAAAAAGGAAAGGAAGTTATTATGCTAACCAGTGGTTGTGTGGAGTCTTTTACAAATGTTTAGAGGATTTAAGATCATCTGAGCACTAATTCATGTATATATTCTGTATATTCTGAAAGCCACCGGAAATGGCTTTTCAATAGGGTGCTGCAATATGCTGTGAGTGTGTTAATCTTTTAATACCTATTTTATTTCTTACCTTGTTCATTTTGACTTCACTGATGTTGGATACTCTGATTGCTGCACTGCAGGTGTTTAGTCACACATTAGAGTTCCTCAGATCCATTAAAGTGCctctattatggatttttgaaaattaccctTTACGTTGTGTGATTGTGTAGGGCTGGACCCGGATATTTGATTATTCGAGTATTCTTTCAGTGGGTTGGTATTCGATTTTCAATTTTGGGATTTGAATATTctgtttgtttgggttttttttttttttttttttttttctttttattccaCACACCTGGCATCCCCCTTGCACAAATATGTTTACACTCTAAAATCTGGTGAaatacaatacttttttttttttttttttttaaattctggtaggtttaattgtttaatgtttttttattattattctaaaattTAAACTTGTGATAAAATCTAAAACTTAAGAGGTTAAGAAGTTCGTTCCAACAATGGTTTATAGATTTCAGCCTATATGCAGCCATTGAGCACTACTGCCATACAGTGGCCAtagatatttttgtatttttataccaACATATGACACTGGATGTCACCAGATTTGTAGGTTTTGGTTGTCATAGTggattgattattttttttattttttttactgaagtttaagaaatattaaatataacataatataagcatattttacataaatatgGTACTTTTAGTGGTAAATACATTCAAAaattacccccccccccaaaaaaaaacaaaaaaacaacaacaaaaaaatcataaattgatagtttttattttatcgAAGATAGTgatatgacatttattaaaaaaaaatggaaacacACCTGAGACCTTTGTGCCCAAATTTGTCCATGAAGGTACAATAAAGTGTTCTATGCAAATGCTGCTGGAGGGTTAAGAAAACAACTGTTTTATCGCATTTTGCCCTGCAAAACCTGCATGATAGCAGGCTCATACTCAGGGTGGATGTGGTAGAACTTGACATCCATGTGGCTAGAACCATGATTGTGATCATGAGCTTCAGCCACAACTGTTAGCTTCTCAATAGACCTATAACAATATACATTTAGAAACATATTATTGAATTAACATACTTTATGATGCATTGTAAAGTTGCAAACAATAAGCTCAACTTTAGCTTTAGTTTAAGAATTGTTTGAACATTTTGGGTTCAAATAATAATTGAAACCAAAGAAGTCATCTACACACTACTCTAGGTTGGGTATCATAGTGTgttattttgaaagaagttaCATCAAGTGAAGACCCTTGCAGCCATCTGGGACTCTTTAACTCGCAATGAAATTCTAACTGAAtagattgttttttaaaaaaactctGTAAAGCAGTGTGCAGCTGTCATGACAATCCGTTCAGACACTGCATATGTGTTGGATATTTCTTTGTATAGAAACCATGTAGGGTCTTGAATGAGGTCTGGCTTCCTGTGTCCCTTCAGATCAAGTTATAAAGCATACTTATAGCAATTGTTGATATGAGCCACACCCTGTTTCATTAGGAAATGCAAATTTTCTATGCTACTTGTACCTCTTCAGCTTATAAAGaataatgatgacaacacaactTTGACTTGAAAATAAACAGAAGTAAGCTGTTTATGAGGTACAGCTATCATAAAGAGATACCTTGGAGGAAGAAACATGTTCAATgacatgtttgtgtgtaaacaagtgaaaaaaagtTAGCTGTTTATGAAGTACGGCTGTTATGAGAGATATATAGATAACTTGTTTATGGGTAAACAGTGAAACAATTGGAAGAGATaacttttatataaaaacaaactgttgATAGATTGGAAAGTAATGtgtggaaaaagaaaaagaaacccCAACAACAGATGTTTGTAttaaagaatgacagacaagTGATATTTTTGTACGAGAatgatatttgtttttgtacgATAAAGGTATTTGTTTTTATACGAGAATGATGTCTTTGTACGAGATTGATATTTGTGTATAAGAACACAGGTATTTGATCAGGTCAATAGAAAGGATGTGATCACATCAAAATaatatagaaagaaaaaaaaaagaaagagcctaaaagtatatatatatatataggctatattaatCATTAAAGAAAGAGAAGACACGGTATTGTATCCTTTATTGAAGCATATATTAATCacttattaaagaataaaaaaacaactggTAATGCATTTGTAGGTAACATGTTAGTAGATTAGAAAGGAACTAATCTGTATTAGAAAGAAAGGGAGTCTTACCATTGAAGGATGTCTTGATCAGAAGAGCAGGACGCAGCAGAGGAAAAGAGTCCAGAACAAAGAGGAGAGGCCTCTATATATAGACAAATGAGGGGAATTCCCAAGAAGATGACCTCAAGTGGTCTATAAAAGACTGGACCATGAAGAGAGCAGGAGGAGCTGCTTCACACCTGAGGCTGTACCTCCGACACCAGAACCAGCTGATGATGCCTCCATCGCTGATATTGCCTTGACTGAAGAACTTTTCAatacttatactttatttaattacttgTATAGAATGTTAGTAGAATATATGTAATGCtagtagtatgaatgtaataaataaatgaacttataactttataactaaACTCGGCCTCATGTGGCATTAATTTAAGTCGTTGAGCCTGAACAGACCACGGAGAAGTCTTCTGTCTGATtgtaagtatttttaaaatgcttataatttaggtCAGATTTGACTTtcttacctaacctgagaataataaaaataaggtaAAGGTGCTTAGAGACGCATCGCAAAACACAAtgttaaaaatgcataaaataaacattaaatgtgCAAATTTATGGTAAATGTAGAAGACATATGCAATAGAAGTCTGTCATGCCTTACGAAAAAGAAatttattcaagtgtgctattagtataTTTCTTTTAGAGTTTACATCTTCTGTATTTCAGTCATTGCTCAGCAAAAATGCTATTAGACATGAAACCTCAGCTCCTTATTCACCCCATCCATCAAAATGGGACAGCTGAAAGAGCTTGGAGGACTTTGTTTGAAATGGCAAGATGTATGCTAATTGAGAGTAAATTACCAAAGGAATTGTGGACATATGCAGTACAGACCGCTGCTATAATTAGAAACAGATGTTATAATAGACGTCTGGGACAAACTCCATACTATCTGATAACTGGAAAAAAGCCTGACCTATCCAAAATGAGAATGTTTGGGTTAGAGTGTTATGCATACAAGTATGACAAGAAAAAGTTGGATGAGCGATGTGAAAAGGGTATATTTGTTGGTTATGACAAAAATAGCCCTGCTTATCTTGTTTTCTGTCCAGACACAGGGAGAGTGCTCAAGAGTAGACTGGTGAAGTTTGTCACAAAGAGTACAAATGAAAGGGATACTCAGACAGTGGAGGATGTGGATGAATATTTGGAATACAGGAGGGAGGTTGAAACCTTAGTACCAAAACTAGACAGGCCTAAAGTAATTCCACAAGAAATGAAGGTTGAGGGTGAAGTCAGTACAAAGGGTGAAAAAGAGAGTGATCTAGGTACTAGATATccaaaaagagaaagaagacCCCCCGGTACTTTGCAGACTATGATTATGAGGTTAAAGATGATGCAGATCAGCCATTGACTATTGACTATTGCTATCGTGTTGCATGTGATGTTCCCCAGACACTGAAGGAAGCCTTAGGCACATTAAATTCAGAGCAGTGGGTTGAAGCTATGGAAGATGAGATGAACTCTCTGGAAGAGAATAATACTTTCACATTAACAACCTTACCAGAAGGTAAACGGGCAGTAGGGGGAAGATGGGTTTATGCTATAAAGGAAAATCCTGATGGGAGAGTATATAAAGCCAGGTATGTGGCAAAGGGTTATAGTCAAGTGGCAGGTATTGATTATAATGAGACATTTTCACCAACTGCCGATATAACTTCAGTACGTGTTTTAATGCAGCTTGCAGCACAACATGATTTGAAGTTACATCAGATGGATGTTAAAACTGCATATCTGCATGCTCCTATAGATTGTGAAATTTTATATGAAGCAACCTGAAGGATTTGAAGTTGAGTCAAAAACAGGAGAAGAATTGGTATGTAAGCTCAATAAAATCACTGTATGGTCTGAAACAATCAGGACGAAATTGGAACAAGATGTTGCATGATTTCTTAATTGAAAATGATTTTGTTCAAAACTCAGCAGATTATTGTGTTTACAGTAAAC from Megalobrama amblycephala isolate DHTTF-2021 linkage group LG17, ASM1881202v1, whole genome shotgun sequence includes these protein-coding regions:
- the LOC125250439 gene encoding gastrula zinc finger protein XlCGF7.1-like; translated protein: MEFVKEEREDMWDSCGVKDEETEEHGDLMKVEEESEEPSEKGGEELSEEESEEFSEEEIEDLSEELSEEEEHQRSQNVTTRAKSSSCSKTKQNVSQKRTQRTKGKRSSCTCRLCGKSFTCRGSLKDHMRIHTGERPFTCSHCGRGFKQSGSLTEHIRIHTGEKPYSCSQCGKSYRQKGSLGMHMRTHSEEKPFTCAQCGKSFTLKHNFNLHLKTHSTVKPFVCLQCGKAFGQMSHLKIHEKVHIEVKPYHCAPCDKRFLTNSDLQKHLKSFKHTKYRSLERFMLQAQASGANMFNYF